A DNA window from Drosophila pseudoobscura strain MV-25-SWS-2005 chromosome 2, UCI_Dpse_MV25, whole genome shotgun sequence contains the following coding sequences:
- the CkIIalpha gene encoding casein kinase II subunit alpha, producing the protein MTLPSAARVYTDVNAHKPDEYWDYENYVVDWGNQDDYQLVRKLGRGKYSEVFEAINITTTEKCVVKILKPVKKKKIKREIKILENLRGGTNIITLLAVVKDPVSRTPALIFEHVNNTDFKQLYQTLTDYEIRYYLFELLKALDYCHSMGIMHRDVKPHNVMIDHENRKLRLIDWGLAEFYHPGQEYNVRVASRYFKGPELLVDYQMYDYSLDMWSLGCMLASMIFRKEPFFHGHDNYDQLVRIAKVLGTEELYAYLDKYNIDLDPRFHDILQRHSRKRWERFVHSDNQHLVSPEALDFLDKLLRYDHVDRLTAREAMAHPYFLPIVNGQMNPNNQQ; encoded by the coding sequence ATGACATTACCAAGTGCCGCCCGTGTATACACAGATGTGAATGCGCACAAACCAGATGAATATTGGGACTACGAAAATTATGTCGTCGATTGGGGCAATCAAGACGATTACCAATTGGTCCGGAAACTTGGGCGTGGCAAGTATTCCGAGGTTTTCGAGGCTATTAATATTACAACCACAGAAAAATGTGTTGTCAAAATTCTAAAACCTgtgaaaaagaagaagatCAAGCGTGAAATTAAAATTCTGGAGAACTTACGCGGTGGAACAAATATCATAACACTGCTAGCAGTTGTTAAGGATCCAGTTTCTCGCACCCCAGCGTTAATATTTGAGCACGTCAATAACACGGATTTTAAACAACTTTACCAAACACTAACAGACTACGAGATTCGCTACTATTTGTTTGAGCTTCTGAAGGCGCTTGACTACTGTCACAGCATGGGCATTATGCATCGAGATGTAAAGCCACACAATGTAATGATAGACCATGAAAATCGGAAGTTACGCCTTATAGATTGGGGCCTTGCTGAGTTTTATCATCCAGGCCAAGAGTATAATGTGCGGGTGGCATCGCGATATTTTAAAGGACCTGAGCTTCTTGTCGATTATCAGATGTACGACTATTCACTTGATATGTGGTCCTTGGGTTGTATGCTGGCGTCGATGATATTTCGAAAAGAGCCGTTCTTCCATGGTCATGACAATTATGACCAACTGGTACGCATTGCAAAGGTGTTGGGCACTGAAGAGCTCTACGCATATTTAGATAAATACAATATTGACCTAGATCCGCGATTTCACGACATCTTACAACGTCACTCACGAAAGAGATGGGAAAGATTTGTTCATTCCGACAACCAACATCTAGTTTCTCCTGAAGCATTAGACTTTCTTGATAAACTATTGCGTTACGATCATGTTGACCGACTCACCGCTCGCGAAGCTATGGCTCACCCATATTTTTTACCCATTGTCAATGGACAAATGAATCCAAACAATCAGCAATAA